The Dongia rigui genome includes the window CGTTCCTCATCCGTGCGGCGCAAGCCGATGCGCTGCTGATCGCCTGCCCGGAATATGCGCGGGGGATTCCAGGTGCCTTCAAGAACGCACTCGACTGGCTGGTAGGCTGCGAGGATTTCGGCGCCAAGAAGGTGGCGCTCCTCAATGCCTCAGCCCGCGCCACGGCGGCGCAAGATGCCCTGCGCCTGGTGCTGACAACCATGGCGATGGAGATCGTCGAACCCGCTTCGGTGACGGTCCCACTGGCGGGGGCCCATGGGGATCCTGCCGCGATCCTGGCCGATGCCGAAATCGCGGCGCGCCTCGCCAGCGCGCTTGAGACCCTTGCCGAGGCGCTTGCCGCTTGACGCGCGTTCCCTTTGCCAGTGCCGCGCGTGCTGGATAGATTGTGCGCCATGAAGATCGCCGTCTACACCATCGCCCTCAACGAGTCACAATTCGTCGAACGCTGGGCCGCGGCCGCGGCACCGGCGGATTATCGCCTGGTGGCCGATACCGGTTCGAGCGATGACACGGTCGAGAAACTGATCGCCGCCGGTGTCGCCGTCAGCAGCATCGCCATCAAGCCCTGGCGTTTCGACCATGCGCGCAATGCCGCCCTGGCCTTGCTGCCGACGGATATCGACATCTGCATTTCGGTCGACATGGATGAGGTGCTGCAGCCGGGCTGGCGCGAGGCGCTGCTCGACGCCTGGGCACCGGGAACGACGCGACTGCGCAATCCGCTGGAGATCGATATCGGCGCCGATGGCGTGGCGCGGCGCTATTTCTATTCCAGCCGCATTCACCAGCGCTTCGGCTATCAGTGGAAATATCCGATCCATGAATTGCTGTCCGC containing:
- a CDS encoding NADPH-dependent FMN reductase, which produces MLDILALSGSLRAASLNTALLRAAQALAPAGMTIEIYEGLGALPLFNPDLDPRAFPNVTAFLIRAAQADALLIACPEYARGIPGAFKNALDWLVGCEDFGAKKVALLNASARATAAQDALRLVLTTMAMEIVEPASVTVPLAGAHGDPAAILADAEIAARLASALETLAEALAA